In Apium graveolens cultivar Ventura unplaced genomic scaffold, ASM990537v1 ctg9008, whole genome shotgun sequence, a single genomic region encodes these proteins:
- the LOC141705533 gene encoding G2/mitotic-specific cyclin-2-like: MYFLLVTLYMPIFAFFSVYDFFPFLPELLSSTILQDKRQRLTKKPKVQIVDIDVADANNELAAVEYMEDMYKFYKLFENETKVFDYIQSHPEINKKMRAILVDWLIEIHKKLDLMPENIYLTINIIDRYLATEIVGRKELQLLGISSMLTTSKYEEIWAPEVNDFTKISHKGYTNQQVLVMEKKILGGLEWNLTVPTPYEYMYAN, from the exons ATGTATTTTTTGTTAGTTACTCTTTATATGCCTATATTTGCTTTT TTTAGTGTTTATGACTTCTTCCCATTTCTTCCTGAACTTTTGTCTAGTACTATATTACAAGATAAAAGGCAAAG ATTAACTAAGAAACCCAAGGTACAAATTGTTGATATTGATGTTGCTGATGCCAACAATGAGTTGGCAGCTGTTGAGTATATGGAGGACATGTACAAGTTCTACAAGCTTTTTGAG AATGAGACCAAGGTTTTTGACTACATACAATCACATCCTGAAATTAATAAGAAAATGAGAGCCATACTTGTAGACTGGTTGATTGAAATTCACAAAAAATTGGATCTGATGCCAGAGAATATTTACCTCACAATCAACATAATCGATCGCTATCTAGCAACGGAGATAGTGGGAAGGAAGGAACTGCAGTTATTGGGCATTAGTTCAATGCTTACAACCTCAAAGTATGAAGAGATATGGGCCCCTGAAGTGAATGATTTTACCAAAATTTCACACAAAGGTTACACTAATCAACAAGTGCTAGTTATGGAGAAGAAAATTCTCGGTGGGCTTGAATGGAACTTGACTGTCCCTACCCCTTATGAATATATGTATGCAAATTAG